A DNA window from Roseovarius sp. Pro17 contains the following coding sequences:
- a CDS encoding NAD(P)/FAD-dependent oxidoreductase, translated as MTAQKIVVVGAGICGLSSAIWLRRAGHDVTLIDKDAPGAGASYGNAGLLAEWGIVPISGPGIAWTGLKYLASRDAPLSIQWGQLPRLAPWLAQFLRNSTDARTREISAALSHLLHDSVDQHRALTRGTLADKWIASSDFGWAYADRTAFENDAYTWQLRRNAGYVPEVIDGPAVQEVEPMLGPATKCLVQLKGSGHIVNPGAYMADLAKVLRDEGGTYRRAEMRDVTMRDGRIAEIITDQGPLLCDVAVLAAGIWSEPLARKLGIKVPLVAERGFHLEFKNPSQAPRTPLMMTGGKFAVNPMAQGLRCAGMVELGGTSPKLSRGPLELLRRNVARMFPDLEYDSVDEWMGYRPSTPDSLPMIGQMRASGVFAAFGHQHIGLTGGPKTGRWVADMIAGQSNAQLAAFDANRFG; from the coding sequence GAAAATCGTTGTCGTCGGCGCAGGCATCTGCGGGTTATCCAGCGCGATCTGGCTGCGCCGCGCGGGCCACGACGTGACCCTGATCGACAAGGACGCACCGGGTGCGGGCGCGTCCTACGGCAATGCGGGCCTGCTGGCCGAATGGGGGATCGTGCCGATAAGCGGGCCGGGCATCGCATGGACGGGCCTGAAATACCTAGCGTCGCGCGACGCGCCTCTGTCAATCCAGTGGGGCCAGTTGCCACGCCTCGCGCCCTGGCTGGCGCAGTTCCTGCGCAATTCCACCGACGCACGCACGCGCGAAATCTCAGCCGCGCTGTCGCATCTGCTGCATGACAGCGTCGATCAGCACCGCGCCCTGACGCGCGGCACGCTGGCCGACAAGTGGATCGCCTCCAGCGATTTCGGCTGGGCCTACGCTGATCGCACCGCATTTGAAAACGACGCTTACACATGGCAACTGCGTCGCAACGCCGGGTATGTGCCCGAGGTCATCGACGGACCCGCCGTGCAGGAAGTTGAGCCGATGCTGGGCCCGGCCACGAAATGCCTCGTGCAACTCAAAGGAAGCGGCCACATCGTCAATCCCGGCGCCTACATGGCCGATCTGGCCAAGGTGCTGCGGGATGAGGGCGGAACCTATCGGCGCGCCGAAATGCGCGATGTGACAATGCGCGATGGGCGCATCGCCGAGATTATCACCGATCAGGGGCCTCTGCTCTGCGACGTCGCCGTGCTGGCCGCCGGCATCTGGTCCGAGCCGCTGGCGCGCAAGCTGGGCATCAAGGTGCCACTGGTCGCCGAGCGCGGATTTCATCTGGAGTTCAAGAACCCCTCGCAGGCCCCGCGCACACCGCTGATGATGACCGGCGGCAAGTTCGCGGTGAATCCAATGGCACAGGGCCTACGCTGCGCTGGTATGGTTGAGCTGGGCGGCACCTCGCCCAAGCTATCACGCGGGCCCTTGGAACTGCTGCGGCGCAACGTGGCGCGGATGTTTCCGGACCTTGAATATGACAGCGTCGATGAGTGGATGGGGTACCGCCCCTCAACCCCCGACAGCCTGCCGATGATCGGCCAAATGCGGGCCAGCGGTGTCTTTGCCGCCTTTGGCCACCAGCATATTGGGCTAACCGGCGGTCCTAAAACAGGGCGCTGGGTCGCGGACATGATCGCGGGGCAAAGCAATGCCCAGCTGGCGGCCTTCGACGCAAACAGATTCGGGTGA
- a CDS encoding NADPH-dependent FMN reductase — translation MSKPVLLTMSGSLRKGSYNRMLIAEAVRAFGEAEVIEGDLKLPLYDGDVEAEGMPASVQTLIDQVRRADALVIGAPEYNKGISGVLKNAIDWISRVNPPALKDKIAVIMSAAGGRTGGETGHFMTHSILTQLQVNVVHGPLILVAAAQNEFGEDGRLNNDFLMGQVADRMERLRGMIT, via the coding sequence ATGAGTAAACCCGTTCTGCTGACCATGTCCGGATCGTTACGCAAAGGATCTTATAACCGGATGCTTATCGCCGAGGCCGTGCGCGCCTTTGGTGAGGCAGAGGTGATTGAGGGCGATCTGAAGCTGCCGCTCTATGATGGTGACGTGGAGGCTGAGGGCATGCCGGCGTCCGTTCAGACCCTGATTGACCAGGTTCGACGCGCCGACGCGCTGGTGATCGGTGCGCCTGAGTATAACAAGGGCATTTCCGGCGTTCTAAAGAACGCGATCGACTGGATCAGCCGCGTTAATCCGCCCGCACTAAAGGACAAGATCGCCGTGATCATGTCCGCTGCTGGCGGGCGCACCGGGGGCGAGACAGGGCATTTCATGACCCATTCCATCCTGACGCAGCTACAGGTGAACGTGGTGCATGGCCCGTTGATCTTGGTGGCCGCAGCGCAGAACGAGTTCGGCGAAGATGGCAGGCTGAACAACGATTTCCTAATGGGGCAGGTCGCGGACCGGATGGAGCGGTTGCGCGGGATGATCACTTGA
- a CDS encoding LysR family transcriptional regulator, whose product MDRLTEMEAFATVVDQGGFTDAARKMGISKSAVSKHVSSLEARLGARLLNRTTRRVSPTEIGLAYYDRALRVLNDAGEADALVSSMQSDPSGLLRISVATDFGVNHLSPVLGKFLDEFSEITVNMVLDNRYVELISEGFDMAVRIGELEDSTLRARKLTDTTKRMIAAPGYIEKYGRPQKIDDLNEHKLLHYSSQAGGSVWKLTAPSGEKRQVRTAGGLSVNDGQSLLNAAISGLGIAYLPSFLYAGAMEKGLVEDVIPDLPVETQGIYAVYPPGRFTQPKVRAFIDFLVHAFADKGPTEW is encoded by the coding sequence ATGGATCGCCTGACCGAAATGGAAGCCTTCGCCACCGTAGTGGACCAGGGGGGGTTTACCGATGCTGCCCGCAAGATGGGGATTTCAAAATCCGCCGTCTCGAAACATGTCTCGTCCCTTGAGGCGCGGCTGGGCGCGCGGCTGCTGAACCGCACGACACGCCGCGTCAGCCCGACAGAAATCGGCCTTGCCTATTACGACCGGGCCTTGCGCGTTTTGAACGATGCGGGCGAGGCGGACGCGCTGGTCAGCTCGATGCAGAGCGATCCTTCGGGCCTGCTCAGGATTAGCGTGGCAACGGATTTTGGCGTCAATCACCTCAGTCCGGTGCTGGGCAAGTTCCTCGATGAATTCTCTGAGATTACTGTCAACATGGTACTGGACAACCGTTATGTTGAGCTGATCTCGGAGGGTTTCGACATGGCCGTCCGCATCGGCGAACTGGAGGACAGTACCCTGCGCGCGCGCAAGCTGACCGACACGACCAAGCGGATGATTGCGGCGCCTGGCTACATCGAGAAATATGGCCGCCCGCAAAAGATCGACGATCTGAACGAGCACAAGTTGCTGCATTATTCCAGCCAGGCGGGTGGGTCGGTGTGGAAGCTGACCGCGCCCTCGGGCGAAAAGCGGCAGGTGCGCACTGCCGGGGGCCTGTCGGTCAATGATGGCCAATCGCTGCTGAACGCGGCGATTTCGGGTCTTGGCATCGCTTATCTGCCCAGCTTTCTATATGCGGGCGCGATGGAAAAGGGGCTGGTCGAGGATGTCATTCCCGATCTGCCGGTCGAGACCCAAGGTATCTACGCCGTCTATCCGCCGGGCCGGTTCACCCAGCCCAAGGTGCGCGCCTTCATCGACTTTCTGGTTCATGCCTTTGCGGACAAGGGCCCGACCGAGTGGTGA
- the xseA gene encoding exodeoxyribonuclease VII large subunit, whose amino-acid sequence MSDLIDDPDPGENAPEFSVSDLSGAIKRLIEGEFSHVRVKGEIGRVSRPKSGHIYLDLKDDRAVINGIIWKGVAGRLPIQPEEGMEVVATGRLTTFPGQSRYQIVIEDIKPAGAGALMAMLEKRKAALAAEGLFAAERKRPLPYLPEIIGVVTSPSGAVIRDILHRLRDRFPRKVLIWPVAVQGERCAGEVTRAIQGFNAMTPGGALPRPDLIIIARGGGSIEDLWGFNEESVVRAAAASDIPLISAVGHETDTTLIDFASDKRAPTPTAAAELAVPVRLELLAWLDGQEGRLINALSGGVTQRRQRLRDLARALPRIEVLLDSPRQRLDVWGDRLPAALIRGVQMRRVALSEAGGALRPGVLRRMIDSDARRLSAAGDRLGGALGRRTRDDRRRMDALSARFESRVPSEGIVSKRAEFDRIAQRMSAAGARQITVWTTRIAALDRLRETLGYKATLERGYAVVRADGNLVTTRKAAKKAGALEIEFADGRLALDGVQAAPKPKAKPKQAKPDAPDQGNLF is encoded by the coding sequence ATGTCTGACCTTATCGATGATCCCGATCCCGGCGAAAATGCGCCTGAATTCTCTGTCTCGGACCTATCAGGCGCGATCAAGCGCCTGATTGAGGGCGAGTTTTCTCACGTTCGCGTCAAGGGCGAGATCGGGCGCGTGTCCCGGCCCAAATCAGGGCACATCTATCTGGATCTGAAGGACGACCGTGCAGTCATCAACGGCATCATCTGGAAGGGCGTCGCAGGCCGCCTGCCCATCCAGCCCGAAGAAGGGATGGAGGTGGTTGCAACGGGTCGCCTGACCACGTTCCCCGGCCAATCACGCTACCAGATCGTCATCGAGGACATAAAACCGGCCGGCGCGGGCGCGTTGATGGCGATGCTGGAGAAGCGCAAGGCGGCGCTGGCGGCCGAAGGACTGTTCGCGGCCGAGCGCAAGCGGCCTTTGCCTTACCTGCCTGAAATCATCGGTGTCGTTACCTCGCCCTCTGGTGCGGTGATTCGCGATATACTGCATCGCTTGCGTGATCGTTTCCCGCGCAAGGTGCTGATCTGGCCTGTCGCCGTTCAGGGCGAACGCTGCGCTGGCGAAGTGACGCGCGCCATCCAAGGCTTTAACGCAATGACGCCCGGCGGCGCGCTGCCCCGGCCCGATCTGATCATCATCGCGCGGGGCGGTGGCTCGATCGAAGACCTTTGGGGATTCAACGAGGAATCAGTGGTGCGCGCGGCGGCGGCCAGTGACATTCCGCTGATTTCTGCTGTCGGCCACGAAACCGACACGACGTTGATCGACTTTGCGTCCGATAAGCGCGCGCCGACGCCTACCGCTGCCGCCGAACTGGCCGTGCCGGTGCGGCTGGAACTGCTGGCGTGGCTGGACGGGCAAGAGGGCCGGCTGATCAACGCGCTCAGCGGTGGCGTGACGCAGCGCCGCCAGCGGCTGCGTGATCTGGCGCGTGCGTTGCCTCGGATTGAGGTGCTGCTGGACAGCCCTCGCCAGCGGTTGGATGTTTGGGGCGACCGCCTGCCCGCCGCGCTGATCCGAGGCGTTCAGATGCGCCGCGTCGCGCTGTCGGAGGCGGGCGGTGCGCTGCGCCCCGGTGTTCTGCGCCGGATGATCGACAGCGATGCGCGCCGACTAAGCGCAGCAGGCGACCGCTTGGGCGGCGCGCTGGGCCGGCGCACGCGTGATGATCGGCGGCGGATGGACGCGCTATCTGCACGGTTCGAATCACGGGTGCCGAGTGAGGGGATCGTGTCCAAACGGGCCGAGTTCGACCGCATCGCACAGCGCATGTCTGCCGCGGGCGCGCGGCAAATCACCGTCTGGACCACGCGCATCGCCGCGCTGGACCGTCTGCGGGAAACGCTGGGATATAAGGCGACGCTGGAGCGCGGCTATGCGGTAGTGCGCGCTGACGGAAATCTGGTGACGACGCGCAAGGCGGCAAAAAAGGCAGGCGCGCTGGAGATCGAGTTTGCCGATGGCAGGTTGGCGCTGGACGGTGTGCAGGCCGCACCAAAACCAAAGGCAAAGCCCAAGCAGGCAAAGCCGGACGCGCCGGATCAGGGCAACCTGTTCTAG
- the purD gene encoding phosphoribosylamine--glycine ligase has product MNILILGGGGREHSLAWAVLQNPKCDRLIVAPGNAGIAAIAECASLDIMDPGAVVTFAEEEAIDFVIIGPEAPLAAGVADRLREAGVLTFGPLKAAAQLEASKSFTKEICDAANAPTAAYGHFTDAKAAREYVTTQGAPIVVKADGLAAGKGVIIAETVEQAHAAIDDMFGGAFGNAGAEVVIEEFMTGEEASLFVLCDGQNILPIGSAQDHKRVGEGDTGPNTGGMGAYSPAPVLTPEIEALTMDRIVRPTMDEMTKRGMPFQGVLYVGLMIENGQPRLVEYNVRFGDPEAQVLMMRLGAQAMDLMHAAAEGRLDRAQVNWADDHALCVVMAADGYPGDYTKGSVIGGLDKCPADSFNMVFHAGTTAKNGQITASGGRVLNVTARGATLREAADRAYRMVDSIDWPQGFCRRDIGWRAL; this is encoded by the coding sequence ATGAATATCTTGATCCTCGGCGGCGGCGGACGTGAACACAGCCTTGCGTGGGCCGTGCTGCAGAATCCCAAATGCGACCGCCTGATCGTGGCGCCCGGCAATGCAGGCATCGCCGCCATCGCCGAATGCGCGTCGCTCGACATCATGGACCCCGGCGCCGTCGTCACCTTCGCCGAGGAAGAGGCGATAGATTTTGTCATCATCGGCCCCGAGGCACCGCTTGCCGCCGGTGTTGCCGATCGTCTGCGAGAGGCGGGCGTGCTGACTTTCGGGCCATTGAAAGCAGCGGCGCAACTGGAGGCGTCCAAGAGTTTCACCAAGGAAATCTGCGACGCCGCGAATGCGCCAACCGCCGCCTATGGGCACTTTACCGATGCCAAGGCTGCGCGCGAATATGTCACCACCCAAGGCGCGCCCATCGTGGTCAAGGCCGACGGGCTGGCAGCAGGCAAAGGCGTCATCATCGCCGAGACGGTAGAGCAGGCGCACGCCGCCATCGACGACATGTTCGGCGGCGCCTTCGGCAATGCAGGCGCCGAAGTGGTAATAGAGGAATTCATGACGGGCGAAGAGGCATCGCTCTTTGTTCTTTGTGACGGGCAGAACATCCTGCCCATCGGCAGCGCGCAGGATCACAAGCGCGTGGGCGAGGGCGATACCGGCCCCAATACCGGCGGCATGGGCGCCTATTCACCCGCCCCTGTCCTTACCCCCGAAATTGAGGCGTTGACGATGGACCGGATCGTCCGGCCCACCATGGATGAGATGACCAAGCGGGGGATGCCATTTCAAGGCGTCCTCTATGTCGGCCTGATGATCGAGAATGGCCAACCGCGCCTCGTGGAATATAACGTGCGCTTTGGCGATCCTGAGGCACAGGTGCTGATGATGCGCCTTGGCGCGCAGGCGATGGACCTGATGCACGCCGCCGCCGAGGGGCGGCTGGACCGCGCGCAGGTTAACTGGGCTGACGATCATGCGCTGTGCGTCGTCATGGCGGCAGACGGTTATCCGGGTGACTACACCAAAGGCAGCGTCATTGGCGGGCTGGATAAATGCCCGGCGGACAGCTTCAACATGGTGTTTCATGCTGGGACGACCGCGAAGAACGGTCAGATTACCGCATCCGGCGGGCGCGTCCTGAACGTCACAGCGCGCGGCGCGACCCTGCGCGAGGCGGCAGACCGCGCCTATCGGATGGTTGACAGCATCGACTGGCCCCAAGGCTTCTGCCGTCGCGACATTGGCTGGCGTGCGTTGTAA
- a CDS encoding bestrophin family ion channel produces the protein MRGSVLPNTLPQTSATPFAVFGIAWSPFLGFRNKSADDQWWRGAPL, from the coding sequence ATGCGCGGCTCGGTTCTGCCCAACACCCTGCCCCAAACCAGCGCCACGCCCTTCGCCGTCTTCGGCATCGCGTGGTCACCATTCCTCGGCTTTCGCAACAAATCCGCGGATGACCAATGGTGGAGGGGCGCACCGCTTTAG